Proteins co-encoded in one Aspergillus luchuensis IFO 4308 DNA, chromosome 6, nearly complete sequence genomic window:
- a CDS encoding ankyrin repeat and BTB/POZ domain protein (COG:S;~EggNog:ENOG410PGYX;~InterPro:IPR036770,IPR002110,IPR000210,IPR011333, IPR020683;~PFAM:PF12796,PF00023,PF00651,PF13637,PF13857;~go_function: GO:0005515 - protein binding [Evidence IEA]) translates to MMTEEPKVLRKDQLEVSLHNEKKLIKEGAIKDDNPLDLSEPFRELCNACRKGDLKVCQEKITEGVNINARDPYDYTPLILASLCGHYEVVQLLLESGALCERDTFQGERCLYNALNDRIRNLLLEYDYSKSTDPLQPLAAHITSLLTRETPITSDIVVTAADESLHLHKFILAARSPYFHRKLESAPDTSTWRLPNTIPPEAFGTAIKYLYFGEAPRDLRSGPGTGFTESEVFAGIDKIAKHLEINTLVDSILDSGDRRLARQRRTMEVAKGRDQLEEWFRANVLKHKVTVETAKADDIKWDRHNAIYADVLLRADELPEDDEDIVEASEPTEAEHGRSNGSGRREPMSTLFPCHRAMLLRSEFFQTMFASPFREAHMKDHLNVISVDCSPDVLEIVLTFLYTERADFPLDIAVDVLFASDMLFIEKLKTKAAIVISTLGSGNMSQAEAARTRGTKEEDDLDIYAIIKAAWLTRVQRLEEFAARYLAYRLEAHIDSPEFAELIQESASRIQSRQETDSIELLDDIRFYLGERFRLRFDDAGIDEMMEPTQPVADGVEVNGDVEKVTEGVEAIQLSKEGSGDRTSVAVPPEQAALKAQEQPLIRTLDGEVAVDEFDQDAINYQILMEKLDRILENLNLDA, encoded by the exons ATGATGACGGAAGAACCGAAGGTCCTCCGGAAGGACCAGCTCGAGGTCAGCTTGCACAATGAGAAGAAACTGATTAAGGAGGGGGCAATCAAAGACGACAATCCTCTGGACCTTAGCGAGCCGTTTCGCGAGCTATGCAATGCTTGTCGTAAGGGGGACCTCAAAGTTTGTCAAGAGAAGATCACAGAGGGAGTCAATATTAACGCCCGTGATCCCTATGACTACACCCCCTTGATTCTG GCGAGTCTCTGCGGACATTACGAGGTTGTGCAGCTGCTCCTCGAGTCCGGTGCTCTATGCGAGCGTGACACATTTCAAGGCGAGAG ATGTCTATATAATGCATTGAACGACCGTATACGGAACCTGTTATTGGAGTATGATTATTCGAAATCGACGGATCCACTTCAGCCTCTGGCCGCGCATATCACTTCTCTCCTTACTCGTGAAACTCCGATAACGTCAGACATTGTTGTCACGGCAGCTGATGAATCACTACACCTTCACAAGTTTATTTTGGCTGCACGGTCGCCGTACTTTCATCGAAAGTTGGAGTCTGCCCCTGATACGTCAACATGGAGACTTCCAAATACGATTCCACCAGAGGCTTTTGGAACAGCAATTAAATATCTCTATTTCGGTGAAGCCCCTCGGGACTTGAGAAGCGGCCCCGGCACGGGATTTACGGAATCGGAAGTTTTCGCGGGCATCGATAAGATAGCCAAGCATCTAGAGATCAATACCCTTGTGGATAGTATACTTGACAGTGGAGATAGGAGGCTTGCCAGACAGAGACGCACCATGGAAGTTGCGAAAGGACGAGACCAACTAGAGGAGTGGTTCCGGGCGAATGTGCTCAAGCATAAAGTGACGGTAGAGACAGCAAAGGCAGACGATATCAAGTGGGACAGGCACAATGCCATTTATGCcgatgttcttctccgagCGGATGAACTCCctgaggacgacgaggatatTGTGGAGGCATCTGAGCCGACGGAGGCCGAACACGGCCGCTCCAATGGATCTGGCAGACGCGAACCGATGTCTACTCTGTTCCCTTGTCATCGGGCAATGCTTCTGCGATCGGAGTTCTTTCAAACCATGTTCGCCTCCCCATTCAGGGAAGCCCACATGAAGGATCACCTCAATGTCATCAGCGTGGACTGCTCCCCGGATGTCCTGGAGATTGTACTGACCTTCCTCTATACGGAGCGGGCTGACTTCCCGCTCGATATTGCGGTCGACGTTCTCTTCGCGTCGGACATGCTGTTTATTGAAAAGCTCAAAACGAAGGCAGCCATTGTCATCAGCACACTGGGTAGTGGCAACATGTCGCAGGCGGAAGCTGCCAGGACACGCGggaccaaggaagaggatgatctAGACATTTATGCCATCATTAAGGCTGCGTGGTTGACCCGTGTTCAGCGACTCGAAGAGTTTGCTGCGCGATACCTCGCGTACCGGTTGGAAGCTCACATTGACTCGCCTGAGTTTGCAGAACTTATCCAAGAGTCGGCGTCCCGCATCCAGTCCCGACAGGAAACGGACTCCATCGAACTGTTGGATGATATCCGCTTTTACCTGGGTGAGCGATTCAGGCTGCGGTTCGATGACGCCGGTATCGATGAAATGATGGAGCCCACGCAGCCGGTGGctgatggtgttgaggtcAACGGAGACGTTGAAAAGGTCACAGAGGGAGTGGAGGCAATCCAACTTTCAAAGGAAGGCTCTGGGGATAGAACGAGCGTGGCTGTTCCGCCAGAACAGGCCGCTTTGAAGGCACAGGAGCAGCCACTCATCCGTACACTGGATGGTGAGGTCGCGGTCGACGAGTTCGACCAAGATGCGATTAACTATCAGATCCTGATGGAGAAGCTCGACAGGATCCTAGAGAACTTGAACCTTGACGCCTAG